In the genome of Gordonia rubripertincta, one region contains:
- a CDS encoding glycoside hydrolase family 26 protein: MNDQLPVATLDVVQRVAATPLLTLEPWNPYAGQTQSEFAPRRVAAGQHDAALHRWAGQLSSWKHPVLLRFAQEMNGSWYPWSVGVSGNSAAEYRAAWQRMYAIISSAASNVSFVWAPNAITEGTTDFTNCFPGHEFVDYLGLDGYNWGTIPGHQWQSADKLFSHSVAALDRLTPNLPILVTEVGCAEGNQPGLKAQWIREFFTVIETSERVSGFVWFQMDKERDWRFNSSSASTAAFRESLSQWTHR, from the coding sequence ATGAATGATCAGCTCCCGGTTGCAACTCTGGACGTGGTCCAGCGGGTCGCCGCTACTCCCCTCCTCACCTTGGAGCCATGGAATCCGTACGCCGGGCAAACTCAATCCGAGTTTGCTCCGAGAAGAGTCGCCGCCGGTCAGCACGATGCTGCGCTGCATCGGTGGGCCGGTCAGCTTTCCTCGTGGAAGCACCCTGTCTTGTTGAGATTCGCACAGGAGATGAACGGTTCCTGGTACCCGTGGTCCGTAGGTGTAAGCGGCAACTCCGCAGCTGAATACCGGGCCGCTTGGCAGCGGATGTACGCGATCATCAGCAGCGCAGCTTCCAATGTCAGCTTCGTCTGGGCTCCCAACGCAATCACGGAGGGCACTACCGACTTCACCAATTGCTTCCCGGGGCACGAGTTCGTGGACTATCTCGGACTGGACGGCTACAACTGGGGCACGATCCCTGGGCACCAGTGGCAGTCTGCCGACAAGCTCTTCTCACACAGCGTCGCGGCCCTTGACAGGCTTACGCCCAACCTTCCAATCCTCGTGACCGAAGTCGGCTGTGCTGAGGGAAATCAACCAGGACTCAAGGCACAGTGGATCCGAGAGTTCTTCACCGTCATCGAGACAAGCGAGCGAGTCTCGGGGTTCGTCTGGTTCCAGATGGACAAGGAACGCGACTGGAGATTCAACTCGTCATCCGCGAGCACCGCGGCATTCCGCGAGAGTCTCTCTCAATGGACGCACCGCTGA
- a CDS encoding HAD family hydrolase: MWKPVLALDLGGVLLSDPTRGGFWLEISSGDQQLAFRAKDMWTEILKVPFEIGDLPEDEVWGELSNLTKNSATFIRNSFLSGFQEIEHGVNALRYFADSGAKTVLATNHYAPWLDIWRAKFEWFSLLDEVACSSEMHCRKPEAEYFRLLIDMAGATAESMIFVDDDSENVRAAEVANIRAIYADPSGLWTQTLHKSEGNM; the protein is encoded by the coding sequence GTGTGGAAACCCGTCCTCGCGCTCGATCTCGGCGGAGTCCTTCTAAGCGATCCAACCCGCGGAGGCTTCTGGCTCGAGATATCCTCGGGCGATCAACAACTCGCCTTTCGCGCGAAGGACATGTGGACAGAAATCCTGAAGGTTCCGTTCGAAATCGGGGATTTGCCCGAGGATGAGGTTTGGGGTGAACTATCTAATCTGACCAAGAATAGCGCGACGTTCATCCGCAATTCATTCCTATCCGGTTTCCAAGAGATAGAGCACGGCGTCAACGCTCTCCGATATTTCGCCGACAGCGGGGCAAAGACCGTCTTGGCGACAAATCATTACGCCCCTTGGCTCGATATTTGGAGAGCTAAGTTTGAGTGGTTTAGCTTGCTCGACGAAGTCGCATGTTCATCGGAGATGCATTGCCGAAAGCCAGAGGCAGAGTACTTTCGCCTACTTATAGATATGGCCGGCGCGACGGCCGAGTCCATGATCTTCGTTGACGACGATTCAGAGAACGTGCGGGCCGCAGAAGTAGCCAACATCAGAGCTATCTATGCAGATCCTTCCGGTCTGTGGACGCAGACTCTGCACAAGTCCGAGGGGAACATGTAG
- the rfbA gene encoding glucose-1-phosphate thymidylyltransferase RfbA, which yields MKGIILAGGTGSRLHPITQGVSKQLVPVYDKPMIYYPLSTLMLAGIRDILIITTPHDAPAFQGLLGNGDQFGINLTYKTQPSPDGLAQAFTLGADHIGDESVALVLGDNIFYGPGVGSQLQGFENIDGGAIFAYWVANPEAYGVVEFDPDGNAISLEEKPTQPKSNWAVPGLYFYDNDVVEIARNLKPSARGEYEITDINAEYLEQGKLSVRVLPRGTAWLDTGTFDSLLDAGNFVRTVEQRQGLKIAAPEEIAWRQGFIGDEELRARAVKLQKSGYGDYLLEILSRGRAF from the coding sequence ATGAAGGGCATCATCCTTGCCGGCGGCACCGGATCTCGGCTCCACCCCATCACCCAGGGTGTGAGCAAGCAGCTCGTCCCGGTCTACGACAAGCCGATGATCTACTACCCGCTCTCGACGCTGATGCTCGCCGGCATCCGCGACATCCTCATCATCACCACCCCGCACGACGCGCCGGCCTTCCAGGGGTTGCTCGGCAATGGTGATCAGTTCGGCATCAACCTCACCTACAAGACCCAGCCCTCGCCCGACGGCCTCGCCCAGGCCTTCACCCTCGGTGCCGACCACATCGGCGACGAGTCCGTCGCACTTGTCCTGGGTGACAACATCTTCTACGGCCCCGGCGTTGGTAGCCAGCTTCAGGGATTTGAGAACATCGACGGAGGCGCCATCTTCGCCTACTGGGTTGCGAACCCCGAGGCCTACGGCGTGGTTGAGTTCGATCCTGACGGCAACGCGATCTCCCTCGAAGAGAAGCCGACCCAGCCGAAGAGTAACTGGGCCGTCCCGGGTCTGTACTTCTACGACAACGACGTCGTCGAGATCGCGCGCAACCTTAAACCCAGCGCACGCGGGGAATACGAGATCACCGACATCAACGCTGAGTACCTCGAGCAGGGGAAGTTGTCCGTGCGAGTCTTGCCGCGCGGGACTGCCTGGCTCGACACCGGCACCTTCGACAGCCTCCTCGACGCCGGCAACTTCGTCCGCACCGTCGAACAGCGCCAGGGATTGAAGATCGCGGCGCCAGAGGAAATTGCATGGCGTCAAGGGTTCATTGGCGATGAAGAACTCCGTGCACGAGCTGTGAAGCTGCAGAAGTCGGGGTATGGCGACTATCTGCTCGAAATCCTGTCACGGGGTCGAGCGTTCTGA
- a CDS encoding glycosyltransferase family 2 protein, which yields MELTVGTRGTGASSADGPVLTDADPARRPTARRHAEPPAPQYNPLFVTAPDDDEVYEYLGPQMRWIQLVLIAAFVLVAVSLVAFATTHVWLTPVLFILVLNVIGNTFSLFTGMNKRRVTWASHQQRVTSWNPHDGRYPSVDIFLPTCGESLEILRNTYEHVVAMSWPGRLSVYVLDDAAREEVHDLSASFGFDYVVRPDRGHLRKAGNLRNACRISRGELIVIFDADFCPRADFLGHLVPYLDDPQVAIVQSPQCFATTESMGWIQRTAGATQEFFYRWVLPSRDRIGAANCVGTSAIYRRGALDRVGGFAEIEHSEDLHTGRHVQQAGYTIRYVPVVLSRGLCPSDLAGFLNQQYRWCQGTLTRIRSIPEMRQPGIPSLPEEARSLRSAVTKGQAQSLRQRIARWAGVLYYITTALNVFLLFLPGVIMAAFYPEDVRPVQLVPFLLGLWVYVVLFPLVSRTRWRFEVLRIQMAYSYAHAVAIWHKVIGREIGWVPTGVIGKSNSLARSIAWLGATVLGASLLAFWVFIVRDVMVYGLAQFWMMVGLVLAYTYLALPLFVEFVKILMPRRRNRSAEVDPEDIDANGDAKYDDADAETVQLRKIDPKEIAS from the coding sequence GTGGAGCTGACCGTCGGGACCCGGGGAACAGGTGCGTCGTCCGCTGACGGCCCGGTGCTCACCGACGCCGACCCAGCCCGCCGGCCGACTGCTCGACGCCACGCCGAACCGCCTGCGCCGCAATATAACCCTCTGTTCGTCACCGCACCGGACGACGACGAAGTCTACGAGTATCTCGGACCGCAGATGCGCTGGATTCAGCTGGTTCTGATCGCCGCATTCGTGCTGGTCGCTGTCTCACTTGTCGCATTTGCCACGACCCACGTCTGGCTGACGCCGGTACTGTTCATTCTCGTCTTGAATGTGATCGGCAACACATTTTCTTTGTTCACCGGTATGAACAAACGACGGGTCACCTGGGCGTCGCATCAGCAACGCGTCACATCCTGGAATCCGCACGACGGCCGCTACCCGAGCGTCGACATTTTTCTCCCCACGTGTGGCGAAAGCCTGGAAATCCTGCGAAACACCTACGAGCACGTCGTCGCGATGAGCTGGCCGGGGCGGTTGTCGGTCTACGTGCTCGACGACGCTGCGCGCGAGGAAGTTCACGATCTGTCAGCGTCTTTCGGGTTCGACTACGTCGTTCGTCCGGACCGGGGACACCTCCGCAAGGCGGGCAATCTCCGAAACGCCTGCCGGATCAGTCGGGGCGAATTGATTGTCATCTTCGACGCCGATTTCTGTCCGCGCGCCGATTTCCTCGGTCATTTGGTCCCCTATTTGGACGACCCGCAGGTCGCTATTGTGCAGAGTCCGCAATGCTTCGCGACCACCGAGTCGATGGGCTGGATTCAGCGGACCGCCGGCGCTACGCAGGAGTTCTTCTACCGTTGGGTGTTGCCGTCGCGGGATCGGATCGGCGCCGCCAACTGCGTCGGCACTTCGGCGATCTACCGGCGCGGTGCGCTCGACCGGGTGGGCGGTTTCGCCGAGATCGAGCACAGCGAGGACCTCCACACCGGCCGCCATGTGCAGCAGGCCGGGTACACGATCCGCTATGTGCCGGTGGTGCTGTCGCGCGGCCTGTGCCCGTCGGACCTCGCCGGCTTCCTGAATCAGCAGTACCGCTGGTGTCAGGGGACGTTGACGCGCATTCGCTCGATCCCAGAGATGCGGCAACCAGGTATTCCCTCGCTCCCTGAGGAGGCACGGAGCTTGCGGAGTGCCGTCACGAAGGGGCAGGCCCAAAGCCTCCGCCAACGCATCGCCCGCTGGGCGGGCGTCCTGTACTACATCACCACCGCGTTGAACGTCTTCCTGCTCTTCCTGCCGGGCGTCATCATGGCCGCCTTCTATCCCGAGGACGTCCGGCCCGTGCAGCTGGTCCCGTTCCTGCTGGGTCTGTGGGTGTACGTGGTGCTGTTCCCGCTGGTGTCGCGTACCCGCTGGCGGTTCGAGGTGTTGCGCATCCAGATGGCGTACAGCTACGCGCATGCGGTGGCGATCTGGCACAAGGTCATCGGCCGCGAGATCGGCTGGGTGCCCACGGGCGTGATCGGCAAGTCGAATTCGCTGGCCCGCTCCATCGCCTGGCTCGGCGCGACCGTGCTCGGGGCGTCGTTGCTGGCGTTCTGGGTGTTCATCGTGCGGGACGTGATGGTGTACGGCCTTGCCCAGTTCTGGATGATGGTCGGGCTGGTGCTGGCCTACACGTATCTGGCGTTGCCGCTGTTCGTCGAGTTCGTGAAGATCCTGATGCCGCGGCGTCGTAACCGCAGCGCCGAGGTCGACCCCGAGGACATCGACGCGAACGGCGACGCGAAGTATGACGACGCCGACGCCGAGACGGTGCAGTTGAGGAAGATCGACCCGAAGGAGATCGCCTCATGA
- a CDS encoding IS630 family transposase, translated as MATRGPRAVDIVLTDDERRELEGWARRRTTASGLAMRSRIVLAAADGGSNTEVAQRLGLNRGTVRRWRGRFVEHRCEGLLDEPRPGRPRTVDDEQIKNLITATLETTPTNATHWSTRAMAEHLDMSQSTVSRVWRAFGLAPHKQDSWKLSKDPMFTEKVRDVVGLYMNPPERALVLCVDEKTQIQALDRTQPIFPMLPGTPQRASHDYVRNGTSSLYAALDIASGKVIGSLHSRHRATEFIGFLRKIDAEVPDELDVHLVMDNASTHKTPAVKRWLTAHPRFVVHFTPTSSSWMNLVERWFAELTTKKLQRSTHRTVRALNADIRAWIETWNDNPRPYVWVKTADQILDSIAHYCTRINDSGH; from the coding sequence ATGGCAACCCGGGGTCCGCGAGCAGTGGATATTGTTCTGACTGATGACGAGCGCCGTGAGCTCGAAGGGTGGGCGCGTCGGCGAACGACGGCCTCGGGTTTGGCGATGCGCTCACGAATCGTTCTCGCCGCCGCTGATGGCGGTTCGAATACTGAAGTGGCACAACGACTCGGCCTCAACCGAGGTACCGTGCGGCGCTGGCGAGGCCGGTTCGTCGAGCACCGCTGCGAGGGGTTGCTCGACGAACCCCGGCCTGGGCGACCTCGCACCGTCGACGACGAGCAGATCAAAAACTTGATCACCGCGACTCTCGAGACCACTCCGACGAATGCGACACACTGGTCGACGCGGGCGATGGCCGAGCATCTCGACATGTCACAGTCAACCGTGTCGCGTGTATGGAGAGCGTTCGGATTGGCTCCACACAAACAGGATTCGTGGAAGCTGTCGAAAGATCCCATGTTCACCGAGAAGGTCCGCGACGTCGTCGGGCTCTACATGAACCCACCCGAACGTGCCCTGGTGCTCTGCGTTGACGAGAAGACCCAGATCCAAGCGCTCGATCGCACCCAGCCGATCTTTCCCATGCTCCCGGGCACCCCGCAACGGGCCAGCCACGACTACGTGCGCAACGGCACCTCCAGCCTGTACGCGGCGTTGGACATCGCGTCGGGCAAAGTCATCGGTTCGCTTCACTCACGGCATCGCGCAACGGAATTCATCGGATTCCTCCGCAAGATCGACGCCGAGGTACCCGACGAGCTCGACGTCCACCTGGTCATGGACAATGCCTCCACCCACAAGACACCCGCGGTCAAGCGATGGCTGACCGCGCACCCGCGGTTTGTTGTCCACTTCACTCCCACCAGCTCATCCTGGATGAACCTCGTCGAACGCTGGTTCGCCGAACTGACCACCAAGAAACTCCAACGCTCCACCCATCGCACCGTACGAGCACTCAATGCCGACATCAGAGCGTGGATCGAGACCTGGAACGACAACCCCCGCCCCTACGTGTGGGTCAAGACCGCTGACCAGATCCTCGACTCCATCGCCCACTACTGCACACGAATTAATGACTCAGGACACTAG
- the rfbB gene encoding dTDP-glucose 4,6-dehydratase — translation MQILVTGGAGFIGANFVLRTLTTRPDVTIRVLDKLTYAANPETLAPVADRVELIEGDIADAALVDKLVGEADLVVHFAAESHNDNSLADPSAFVHTNLVGTYTLLEAVRAHQVRYHHISTDEVYGDLDLDDPARFTEHTAYNPSSPYSSTKAGSDLLVRAWVRSFGVAATISNCSNNYGPYQHIEKFIPRQITNVLSGVRPKLYGDGRNVRDWIHVDDHNDAVWTIIDKGQIGETYLIGADGEVDNRTVVETILELLGQSADAFDFVTDRPGHDRRYAIDSTRLRTELGWTPNYVDFRAGLAATIDWYRDNTDWWQPAKDAVEQKYAATERDCRENGVSGLTALGVSGAGRSHHDRHSGGCGAI, via the coding sequence ATGCAAATTCTCGTGACCGGTGGTGCCGGTTTCATCGGCGCCAACTTCGTGCTGCGCACCCTGACCACCCGCCCCGACGTGACGATCCGGGTACTGGACAAACTCACCTACGCCGCCAACCCCGAGACCCTCGCCCCGGTCGCCGACCGCGTCGAACTCATCGAAGGCGACATCGCCGACGCCGCCCTGGTCGACAAGCTGGTGGGCGAGGCCGATCTGGTGGTGCATTTCGCCGCCGAATCCCACAACGACAACTCCCTGGCCGACCCCTCGGCCTTCGTACACACCAACCTCGTGGGCACCTACACCCTGCTCGAAGCCGTGCGCGCCCACCAGGTGCGCTACCACCACATCAGCACCGACGAGGTCTACGGCGACCTCGACCTCGACGACCCCGCCCGCTTCACCGAGCACACCGCCTACAACCCGTCGAGCCCCTACTCCTCGACCAAAGCCGGCTCCGACCTGCTCGTGCGCGCCTGGGTACGCTCCTTCGGCGTCGCCGCGACCATCTCCAACTGCTCCAACAACTACGGCCCGTACCAACACATCGAGAAATTCATCCCCCGCCAGATCACCAACGTGCTCTCCGGGGTGCGCCCCAAGCTCTACGGCGACGGCCGCAACGTGCGCGACTGGATCCACGTCGACGACCACAACGACGCCGTGTGGACCATCATCGACAAAGGTCAGATCGGCGAAACCTATCTGATCGGCGCCGACGGCGAAGTCGACAACCGCACCGTCGTCGAAACCATCCTCGAACTCCTCGGCCAGTCGGCCGATGCGTTCGACTTCGTCACCGACCGCCCCGGCCACGACCGCCGCTACGCCATCGACTCCACCCGCCTACGCACCGAACTCGGCTGGACCCCCAACTACGTCGACTTCCGCGCCGGCCTGGCCGCCACCATCGACTGGTACCGCGACAACACCGACTGGTGGCAGCCCGCCAAGGACGCCGTCGAACAGAAATACGCCGCCACCGAGCGGGACTGTCGTGAGAACGGTGTAAGTGGCCTTACCGCCCTCGGTGTGTCGGGGGCAGGAAGGTCGCATCATGACCGACACTCTGGTGGCTGTGGAGCCATCTGA
- a CDS encoding acyltransferase family protein: MPYEAPTKPMRALTVSSTQDSPEARVAPKTFFDDIAGLRGIAVLLVVLFHSHVPYLTGGFVGVDVFFVISGFLITGLLVREYERHQRISLRGFFARRARRIIPPAALVIVVSIIGAAIFMPLLKVFKQAFDLLAAAAQMANWHFIEQNADYLAGAIDGSLATHFWSLAIEAQLYFIWSFLVIGAGALATRTRLRECLSVRWSVGIAVLLVSVASLVWAIVLTPTDPATAYMATYTRAWQFGVGGLVAIGMPALARLGEKRAISPVVLVLGWAGLVGIVVAAFIVNAHTPYPGTAALLPTAGAALVIASGCAVGTGSVFVGRLLATPPLKFLGRVSYAWYLWHWPAIVLYEAVVGSSSWPVLLAVSAGSLVLATISTLLFEEPLLRNRELKRNDSASISLGLTGVVAALAVTMTAGVITVQVASRDTVANAALTYQSVFGTDSGEQSGPVTPNPFQAFDDRPEPFECLIPVGDTAPRTDCVFGPTDGIPVVLFGDSHADQWAEAIRNLGADHGWRIHQFTKAACPAQHLRPQPRIPDPYVKADCQEWREETLKRIAEVGPRIIFVSSLSTYVPDRVVAEAAWTHTMIQLRNTGAKLVYIADTPYPGFQVADCISGSMDDWTQCEFSFDDYPRIEPITDVVSRDEYQDVTTVSVNDLLCKGNSCFAAHNKILFYRDDSHLTATAARVLEPALRAQLDKQRFDYNAR; this comes from the coding sequence ATGCCGTACGAGGCCCCGACGAAACCGATGCGCGCACTCACCGTTTCGTCGACGCAGGACTCTCCGGAGGCGCGCGTGGCGCCCAAGACCTTCTTCGACGACATCGCCGGCCTGCGGGGCATCGCGGTGCTGCTCGTGGTCCTGTTCCATTCGCACGTCCCGTACCTGACCGGCGGTTTTGTCGGCGTCGACGTCTTCTTCGTGATCTCCGGATTCCTGATCACCGGGCTGCTGGTCCGCGAGTACGAGCGCCACCAACGAATCTCGTTGCGCGGCTTCTTCGCCCGACGCGCCCGCCGCATCATCCCGCCGGCCGCGCTGGTCATCGTGGTGTCGATCATCGGCGCCGCAATCTTCATGCCGCTGCTGAAGGTGTTCAAGCAGGCCTTCGATCTGCTGGCCGCGGCAGCACAGATGGCGAACTGGCATTTCATCGAGCAGAACGCCGACTATCTGGCCGGTGCGATCGACGGCAGTCTGGCGACGCATTTCTGGTCGCTCGCCATCGAGGCCCAGCTGTACTTCATCTGGTCGTTCCTGGTGATCGGTGCGGGTGCGCTCGCGACCCGGACGCGGCTGCGGGAATGTCTGTCGGTTCGCTGGTCGGTCGGGATCGCGGTGCTGCTGGTGAGCGTGGCGTCGCTGGTGTGGGCGATCGTGCTGACGCCCACCGACCCCGCGACCGCCTACATGGCCACCTACACCCGCGCCTGGCAGTTCGGCGTCGGCGGCCTGGTGGCGATCGGGATGCCGGCTCTCGCACGACTCGGTGAAAAGCGGGCGATCAGTCCCGTTGTCCTCGTGCTCGGTTGGGCCGGTCTGGTCGGGATCGTGGTCGCGGCGTTCATCGTGAACGCCCACACCCCGTATCCGGGTACCGCGGCGTTGCTCCCGACCGCGGGTGCCGCGCTGGTCATCGCCTCCGGTTGTGCGGTGGGGACGGGGTCGGTGTTCGTCGGACGGCTGCTGGCGACGCCGCCGCTGAAGTTCCTCGGGCGGGTCTCGTATGCCTGGTACCTGTGGCATTGGCCGGCGATCGTGCTGTACGAGGCGGTCGTCGGGTCGTCGAGCTGGCCGGTACTGCTGGCCGTGTCGGCGGGATCGCTGGTGCTCGCAACCATCTCGACGCTGCTGTTCGAGGAACCGCTACTGCGCAACCGCGAACTCAAACGCAATGACTCGGCGTCGATCTCGCTGGGCCTGACCGGCGTGGTCGCCGCCCTGGCGGTCACGATGACCGCCGGCGTGATCACCGTGCAGGTGGCCAGCCGCGACACCGTCGCGAACGCGGCGCTCACGTATCAGTCGGTCTTCGGGACCGACAGCGGTGAGCAGTCCGGCCCGGTGACGCCCAACCCGTTCCAGGCGTTCGACGACCGGCCCGAACCGTTCGAGTGCCTGATCCCGGTGGGGGACACCGCGCCCCGCACCGACTGCGTTTTCGGTCCGACCGACGGCATCCCGGTGGTGCTCTTCGGCGACAGTCACGCCGACCAGTGGGCGGAGGCGATCCGCAACCTCGGCGCCGACCACGGCTGGCGCATCCACCAGTTCACCAAGGCCGCCTGTCCGGCCCAGCACCTGCGGCCGCAGCCACGCATCCCTGACCCGTACGTGAAGGCGGACTGCCAGGAGTGGCGCGAGGAGACGCTCAAGCGCATCGCCGAGGTGGGCCCGCGGATCATCTTTGTCTCGTCGCTGTCGACGTATGTGCCGGATCGGGTGGTCGCCGAGGCCGCGTGGACGCACACGATGATCCAGCTGCGGAACACCGGCGCCAAGCTCGTCTACATCGCCGACACGCCCTACCCAGGTTTCCAGGTGGCCGACTGCATCTCCGGATCGATGGACGACTGGACCCAGTGCGAGTTCAGCTTCGACGACTACCCGCGCATCGAGCCGATCACCGACGTCGTGTCACGTGACGAATACCAGGACGTGACAACGGTCAGCGTCAACGACCTGCTGTGCAAGGGCAACTCGTGTTTCGCCGCCCACAACAAGATCCTCTTCTACCGCGACGACTCGCATCTGACCGCCACCGCCGCGCGGGTCCTCGAGCCGGCGCTACGCGCGCAGCTGGATAAGCAGAGGTTCGACTACAACGCGCGATAG
- a CDS encoding sugar transferase: MAYRPAYDGSGRGSERTTPSLRYVSRGRDRSRSWIHGYVVRLAWTDAAIVAFAVTVAQLARFGADNALTPNGAAQVPAALVSVLLGLTWILALRAFQTLDRRIVGSGSQEYSRVVTGCLAVFGVLAMVDLLFRLNIARGFVAIALPVGTAALLLSRWLWRQRLGQQRLQSKNLEHVLVVGSAGSAFPMIERLLRQPNLGYRVVGICLPTRIGYRDSVTVGGTDISVFGTFDDVSNSVLESGATTVAVTSAEALGHDAMQALSWDLEGLDVDMMVSPGVTDVAGPRVMVRPVAGLPLLHIDKPRYEGANRFRKALVDRVGAALILTCLAPVLAAVAVAIKLDSPGPVFYRANRVGLNNAPFSMWKFRSMVQDADAQKDKLRAQNEGSGVLFKIRDDPRVTRVGTFIRRFSIDELPQLFNVLGGTMSLVGPRPPLPDEVDRYDGRVARRMLVKPGMTGLWQVSGRSDLSWEESVRLDLSYVENWSIMQDALILWRTVKAVVAKDGAY; this comes from the coding sequence GTGGCCTATCGTCCGGCCTATGACGGATCGGGGCGAGGTTCGGAGCGCACCACGCCAAGCCTGCGCTACGTCAGCAGGGGACGTGACCGGTCTCGGTCGTGGATCCATGGTTATGTGGTTCGACTGGCTTGGACCGACGCGGCTATCGTCGCGTTCGCGGTGACGGTGGCGCAGCTAGCGCGCTTCGGCGCGGATAACGCGCTGACGCCGAACGGAGCTGCGCAGGTGCCTGCCGCCCTTGTGTCCGTGTTGCTCGGCCTGACTTGGATTCTGGCACTTCGTGCCTTCCAGACTCTCGACCGAAGAATCGTCGGTTCGGGGTCGCAGGAGTACAGCCGAGTCGTGACCGGATGCCTGGCGGTTTTTGGTGTCCTGGCGATGGTCGACTTGCTCTTTCGGCTCAACATCGCGCGAGGGTTCGTTGCCATCGCATTACCCGTGGGTACCGCAGCTCTACTTCTCTCGCGATGGTTGTGGAGGCAGCGACTCGGCCAGCAACGACTGCAGTCGAAGAATCTTGAGCATGTGCTGGTTGTTGGCTCCGCAGGCTCAGCCTTCCCGATGATCGAGCGACTTCTACGGCAGCCGAATCTCGGGTATCGCGTGGTCGGGATCTGCCTTCCTACGCGTATCGGCTACCGAGACTCGGTTACGGTCGGGGGCACCGACATCTCTGTATTCGGGACCTTCGACGACGTCAGCAACTCAGTTCTCGAATCGGGAGCAACAACTGTCGCGGTTACGTCCGCAGAGGCACTTGGTCACGACGCGATGCAGGCGCTGTCCTGGGACCTAGAAGGTCTCGACGTGGACATGATGGTATCTCCTGGCGTTACGGACGTTGCAGGACCGCGTGTGATGGTGCGACCAGTGGCGGGTCTGCCGCTACTTCACATTGACAAACCTCGTTACGAGGGCGCAAACCGATTTCGAAAGGCATTGGTCGATCGAGTTGGTGCGGCACTGATTCTGACGTGCCTAGCGCCTGTACTGGCGGCGGTCGCGGTAGCCATAAAGTTAGATTCGCCTGGCCCTGTCTTCTATCGCGCTAATAGAGTCGGGCTGAACAATGCGCCCTTCTCGATGTGGAAATTTAGATCTATGGTGCAGGATGCAGACGCGCAGAAAGACAAACTCCGAGCACAAAATGAGGGTTCCGGCGTTCTGTTCAAGATTCGAGACGATCCGCGGGTGACGCGGGTTGGAACATTCATCCGAAGATTCAGCATCGACGAGCTGCCACAGCTGTTCAATGTTCTGGGTGGGACTATGAGCCTTGTTGGTCCTCGTCCTCCGCTGCCGGACGAAGTGGATCGATATGACGGAAGGGTCGCACGTCGGATGCTGGTCAAACCAGGAATGACGGGTTTGTGGCAAGTATCGGGACGATCAGATCTGTCGTGGGAAGAGTCTGTGCGCCTCGACCTTTCGTATGTTGAAAATTGGTCAATCATGCAAGATGCGCTGATCCTATGGCGAACGGTCAAGGCAGTAGTGGCGAAAGATGGTGCGTACTAG